The Argentina anserina chromosome 3, drPotAnse1.1, whole genome shotgun sequence genome includes a region encoding these proteins:
- the LOC126785847 gene encoding UDP-glycosyltransferase 87A1-like, giving the protein MPSNPESYGKSSAVTGISSEMETVKLQRNAPCHVVTLPYPGRGHINPMMNLCKLLVSKQHDILITFVVTEEWHGFVGSDPKPDNIQFATVPNVIPSEIGRAKDFRGFVEAVNTKLQEPFELLLDRLVPEASVIVADTYVVWAVSVGNKRNIPVASLWTMSASVFSTFDHVELLKENGHFAADVLVRGDEVIDYIPGISTTRLADLPTILYGDGLSTLDRALEAVSSTHKAQYLLFTSFYELEPQVFDALKAKFSLPVYPIGPSIPHFELSKNPHGNDLIYLQWLDSQPRSSVLYISLGSFLSVSNAQMNEIIAGVKNSGVRFFWVARGDASKLKDGVGDMGLVVPWCDQLRVLCHQSIGGFWSHCGWNSTQEAVYAGLQVLTCPIFMDQIPNGKQIVDDWKIGYRMKKDKVGGGDLVAREEIAELVHWFMDVESNEGREMRKRAKQLQETCHGAIAKGGSSDSNLDAFIKDISRC; this is encoded by the exons ATGCCATCAAACCCTGAAAGCTACGGCAAGTCTTCGGCCGTCACTGGTATATCATCAGAAATGGAAACTGTGAAGCTCCAGCGAAACGCTCCCTGCCACGTAGTGACGCTGCCGTACCCTGGTCGAGGCCACATCAACCCCATGATGAATCTCTGCAAGCTTCTCGTTTCGAAACAACACGACATCCTCATCACCTTCGTCGTCACCGAAGAGTGGCACGGCTTCGTCGGATCTGACCCTAAACCCGACAACATCCAGTTCGCTACGGTCCCCAACGTCATACCCTCCGAGATCGGCCGGGCCAAGGACTTTCGGGGATTCGTGGAGGCCGTGAACACCAAGCTGCAAGAGCCGTTCGAGCTACTTCTGGACCGGCTCGTGCCGGAGGCGAGCGTTATAGTTGCGGATACATACGTGGTTTGGGCCGTAAGCGTTGGGAATAAGAGGAATATTCCGGTGGCTTCGCTTTGGACGATGTCAGCCTCTGTGTTCTCGACGTTTGATCACGTCGAGCTGCTCAAAGAAAACGGCCACTTTGCTGCTGATGTGTTAG TCCGTGGAGATGAAGTAATAGACTACATTCCTGGAATCTCCACCACACGCTTGGCTGATCttcccactatattatatggAGATGGTTTGTCTACCCTCGACAGAGCCCTTGAAGCTGTTTCCAGCACTCACAAAGCACAGTACCTCTTGTTTACTTCATTTTACGAGCTTGAGCCTCAAGTCTTTGACGCACTAAAAGCCAAATTCTCTTTACCTGTCTACCCTATTGGCCCAAGCATTCCACACTTCGAGCTTTCAAAAAATCCTCATGGTAATGACCTAATCTATCTGCAGTGGCTAGACTCTCAACCCAGGAGCTCTGTTCTCTACATATCTCTGGGAAGCTTCTTGTCTGTTTCAAACGCCCAAATGAACGAAATCATTGCCGGAGTAAAGAACAGCGGTGTTAGGTTCTTTTGGGTGGCGCGTGGGGATGCTTCTAAGCTCAAAGATGGTGTTGGTGACATGGGCTTGGTGGTGCCTTGGTGTGACCAATTGAGGGTGTTGTGCCACCAGTCCATTGGAgggttttggtcgcattgtgGTTGGAACTCAACTCAAGAAGCTGTCTATGCTGGTCTTCAGGTTCTTACTTGCCCTATATTTATGGACCAAATCCCAAATGGGAAGCAAATTGTGGACGACTGGAAGATCGGGTATAGAATGAAGAAGGATAAAGTTGGAGgtggagacttggttgccagAGAAGAGATTGCAGAGCTTGTGCATTGGTTTATGGATGTTGAAAGCAATGAAGGGAGGGAGATGAGGAAAAGAGCAAAACAACTCCAAGAGACTTGTCATGGAGCAATTGCAAAGGGTGGTTCTTCAGACTCCAATCTTGATGCTTTTATCAAGGATATTTCGAGATGTTAA